The following DNA comes from Methanosarcina vacuolata Z-761.
AAGGTCATCCTCAGGATCAACAATGTCGTAGGAGACGTTGCAACTACTGACCTCATGGGCCACGAACTTACAACCGACTATATTCGCTCAATCGTGAAGAGACAGACCTCCAGGATTGACGCAAATATCGATGTTAAAACCAAAGACGGCTATGTCATCCGTGTAAAGCCTACCTGCTTCACCATCAAAAGAGCACGTTCAAGCCAGATCAAAGCCATCAGAGAAATGATGGTCGAAATCGTCAAAAAGCGTGCATCAGAAGCCGATTTCGAGACCTTTATGCAGGAAGCAATCCTTGGCAGGCTCTCAGCAGCCATTTACAGGCAGGCCAAGTTCATCTACCCGCTCCGCAGGGTCGAAATCCGCAAAACCCAGGTTGAAGCAGCACCTGCACCTGCTACATCCGCTGCACCCGAACCTGCAGCAGCGTAATTTCGTTCTGGTTCAATACCAAGAAGCAGGGGAAAATCCGAAAGGATTTTCTTATCTATTTTCTTATCTATTTTCTTAGTTTCTTTAGTATACGAGTTTCTCTCTCTTACTGTTTTACTTACTCTTTTTCAGGCCCGCAGCCGATACTTTTGAAGTTTTTTCTGTTATTGGGCTTGATGGCAAGCTTGTTGACAGGCTTGCTGCTGAACTTGTCTCTGAACTCGCTGCCGGTTTTGCTGCTGAACTTGCTGCAGGACGGCGTACCGAAGCCTTTTCCCTGATCCTTGTTTCGGCTCCTTTGCCTGGTTTTTTCCAGTATTTTCTGCCTTCCGGACAGCGCCGGTTTACACAGAACTCTTTCTCAGGGCTGTCGTCTTCTTCTTTCAACCTGAACAGCTTCCAACCGCAGGTTTCACAGGTTCTGTCAAGCAGGGTCAGTTTTCCGGTTTTTGGGACTGAATGAGTATATCCGCAGCGTTTCGTGCAGCCCAGGAATCGGGTGTCTTTAAAGGTGATCAGGAACATATTTCCGTCACATTCAGGGCAGGAGCCGACCGTTTCTGGGGGATAGCATTCTTTTTCAAGGTCGCAGGTAAAGCAGGGGCCTATGCCCACAGCCCAGTTATACTTATTTCCTACTTTCAGGACAGCTACTCCTTCCTTTTTACATTCCTTGCTCCTGAGTACGGTCAAAGCCCCGGCTTTTGGCAGAGGATAAGAATTTCTGCAATCGGGATAACCTGTGCAGCCCACAAAGCGGCCTGAGTCAGTCTGCACAATCCTGAGTACGTGCCCGCAAACTTTACAGGTTCCTATGTAGTTTTTCTTGTCTTCAAGGGCAGCTTCATCCTTAATCGTGCCTGCTATGCTTGAAGTCAGCTCCTTTTTGTTTGCTTCAAGCTGGGCGTACATCTCCTTGATCAGGGCTGTGCCTTCGTCAAGGGCAGTTTCAAACTCTTTTTTTCCGTCTTCTACTTCCTGAATAAGAGCCTCGATCTTTGCCCTTATTTCCGGCTTTACTAGAATCGGAACGGTCAGAGAGAGACCATCCATAAGGGTAAAGCCTGTATCCAGAATAGAGATGGTTTTTCCCTTTGTCTCAAGATACCCTCGCTTCTTGTTTGTTTCAATATGGGTGGGAGCTGTTGCCTTTGTCCCGATTCCGTTTTTGTCCATAAGGGTCAAAAGTTCGGCTTCGGTCAGTTTCTTTGGCGGGCTGGTTTTGGACTTTGTATTGCTGAGCTTTTTTATGCCCACTTTCTGGCCTTCTTCTACAAACGGGAGAAGTTTATCCTTTTTATTTTCGAAAGGATAGACTTCGAGCCATCCCGAATCCTTGAGCACGGTCCCTGATGAGTCAAAAGGTTCCTCATGTACGAGCAAATGGAGATGCGTTTTTTCGAAAACGGCTGCAGGCATAAGGTTTGCCAGAAAATGCCTTGCTATAAGGTCATAGACTTCAGGTGCCTGAGGGATATTTACTGCAGAGCTAACCTCTCCTCTTGAAGCCGCTCTTATCGGGTGGATCGGAGGGTGGTCGTGTGCATCTTTTTCCCCGTTTTTCGGGACAATTGGAGCTATAAGGATAGACTCTGCAAAAGGCCTGTATTCCTTCTGGCGTGCAAAATCAAAGACAAGGGACTTGAAATCAAAGTCGTCTGCGTATTTGTTTGTCTCGGTCCTGGGGTAGCTGGTAAACCCTGCAAGGTAAAGCTGTTCTGCAACCTCAAGGGCAAGCTCCGGGCTTATTCCGAGGAACTTGGAGGCCCTTTTAAGGAATTCTGTAGTATTTAAGGGATTAGGAGGGCTGGTTTTTGTTTCTTTTACGGTCTTTTTTGCAATTAACCCTTCTTTTGCCCCTTTCAGCCGTTTGAAGATCTCCGCGGCTTTTTCTTTGTCATGAATATTTCCTGCCCTGTGAGTGCCTTCGAAGTCTCCTCCTTTTATTTCTCCTTCTTTTC
Coding sequences within:
- a CDS encoding 30S ribosomal protein S3ae, which gives rise to MARKKVQRKLDGWKSKEWYNIEAPAYLNRAIVGNTMAGDPSLLVGRNIETTVGELTNDMTKNNTKVILRINNVVGDVATTDLMGHELTTDYIRSIVKRQTSRIDANIDVKTKDGYVIRVKPTCFTIKRARSSQIKAIREMMVEIVKKRASEADFETFMQEAILGRLSAAIYRQAKFIYPLRRVEIRKTQVEAAPAPATSAAPEPAAA
- a CDS encoding DNA topoisomerase I, producing MTVVAFAEKNKAASQIASILGEGEVERITVEGLPAYEFKWKGEEWLVMGLSGHIMNYDFPEQYNKWNEVNPGVLLGVDPQKLVTRAEYAAAVKNLAKRANKIVLACDYDREGENIGFEAKTLAEEVTNVPVERARFSSLSPKEVKKAFESLIDPDYNMAMAAEARQILDLKMGAAFTRFVTLSVRERARTKDILSIGPCQTPTCGFVYEREKTIRAFQAKDFWKITAIFSAESGKEREKEGGKEGGKEGGKEGEIKGGDFEGTHRAGNIHDKEKAAEIFKRLKGAKEGLIAKKTVKETKTSPPNPLNTTEFLKRASKFLGISPELALEVAEQLYLAGFTSYPRTETNKYADDFDFKSLVFDFARQKEYRPFAESILIAPIVPKNGEKDAHDHPPIHPIRAASRGEVSSAVNIPQAPEVYDLIARHFLANLMPAAVFEKTHLHLLVHEEPFDSSGTVLKDSGWLEVYPFENKKDKLLPFVEEGQKVGIKKLSNTKSKTSPPKKLTEAELLTLMDKNGIGTKATAPTHIETNKKRGYLETKGKTISILDTGFTLMDGLSLTVPILVKPEIRAKIEALIQEVEDGKKEFETALDEGTALIKEMYAQLEANKKELTSSIAGTIKDEAALEDKKNYIGTCKVCGHVLRIVQTDSGRFVGCTGYPDCRNSYPLPKAGALTVLRSKECKKEGVAVLKVGNKYNWAVGIGPCFTCDLEKECYPPETVGSCPECDGNMFLITFKDTRFLGCTKRCGYTHSVPKTGKLTLLDRTCETCGWKLFRLKEEDDSPEKEFCVNRRCPEGRKYWKKPGKGAETRIREKASVRRPAASSAAKPAASSETSSAASLSTSLPSSPITEKTSKVSAAGLKKSK